One window from the genome of Palaemon carinicauda isolate YSFRI2023 chromosome 24, ASM3689809v2, whole genome shotgun sequence encodes:
- the LOC137618465 gene encoding uncharacterized protein — protein sequence MRCTSRESCDSLNVLVNGELVEEVESVVAANGGVEADVYQTVNEECKVLDAVTGVLRNQALGMNVKRVLYEKVIVPVEMRGSELWGMKVTETELNMFEMKCLRSIAGVFQLDRFRNKVARVRTGVRNILPVAGRVHMNVLRWLGHVEKMVNGCLLKVMNAINYQ from the coding sequence atgagatgcacGAGCAGGGAGAGTTGTGATAGCTTAAATGTCTTGGTGAATGGAGAGTTAGTTGAGGAAGTGgaatctgttgttgctgcaaatggtggagtggaagcagatgtatatcAAACAGTGAATGAAGAATGTAAAGTGTTGGATGCAGTGACGGGAGTGCTAAGGAATCAAGCattagggatgaatgtaaagagagttctgtatgagaaagtgatagtaccagTTGAGATGCGCGGATCGGAGCTGTGGGGTATGAAAGTGACTGAGAcagaattgaatatgtttgagatgaagtgtctgaggagtatagctggtgtatttCAATTGGATAGGTTTAGGAACAAAGTagcgagggtgagaacaggtgtgagAAATATATTACCGGTAGCAGGTAGAGTgcatatgaatgtgctgaggtggcttggccatgtagAGAAGATGGTAAATGGttgtctgctgaaggtgatgaatgcaataaaTTACCAGTAG